A single region of the Candidatus Liberimonas magnetica genome encodes:
- a CDS encoding antitoxin — MKLSNEEKEILNAFEKGSLKSIPNVKSEIERHRKYAKNTLVKNKRINIRISERDLIRLQRAAIKEGIPYQTLISSILHKYAV; from the coding sequence ATGAAATTATCAAACGAAGAAAAAGAAATTCTTAATGCTTTTGAAAAAGGTTCTCTGAAATCTATCCCAAATGTAAAAAGCGAGATCGAACGACACAGGAAATATGCTAAAAACACATTAGTAAAGAATAAACGTATCAATATTCGTATTTCCGAAAGAGACTTAATACGCCTGCAAAGAGCAGCAATTAAGGAAGGTATCCCTTACCAGACCTTAATTTCAAGCATCTTGCATAAATATGCAGTATAA
- a CDS encoding CsgG/HfaB family protein, with protein sequence MKINIGFMSLLLGAAMLAGCAEHKKIIPVNQNILSQGMQEEKSVVDSITEVLAQNMNKLPNKRLAVSDFTDILGNDTEEGKLLSEQIITKLSQNPNIIVVERKQLQKVLEEQKLALSGATETDTQNVGKLLNVDAIVSGTIAHLDDYEEINARMIDVKTGQIYCAVNPKQKVTQRKQEFEKLDPEIRSKLDNEFDKRAKESNPLVIKQRKEMLALRENDPSTFRDTIRVIREVQALKNDRPRLFVMLTEPENSQRLTFLAKRNPGIYRRIMGLREKLETVYKNTPSYKDIILLERKNMIDSAPVELNEPE encoded by the coding sequence GTGAAAATAAACATTGGTTTTATGTCGTTATTGCTTGGCGCAGCGATGTTAGCAGGATGTGCTGAGCACAAAAAAATTATTCCCGTAAATCAAAATATTCTGAGCCAAGGTATGCAGGAAGAAAAAAGCGTTGTAGATTCCATAACCGAGGTTTTAGCGCAGAACATGAACAAACTGCCCAATAAAAGGCTGGCTGTATCGGATTTTACTGATATTTTAGGCAATGACACAGAAGAAGGAAAACTCCTCAGCGAGCAGATAATCACCAAGTTATCACAAAATCCGAACATAATAGTCGTTGAAAGAAAACAGCTCCAGAAAGTCCTGGAAGAGCAAAAGCTTGCGCTTTCCGGCGCTACTGAAACCGATACCCAGAATGTCGGCAAACTTTTGAACGTTGACGCAATTGTTTCAGGCACTATAGCCCATCTTGATGACTACGAGGAAATAAACGCAAGGATGATAGATGTAAAAACAGGGCAGATCTACTGTGCTGTAAACCCAAAACAAAAAGTAACGCAGAGGAAACAGGAATTTGAAAAGCTTGACCCTGAAATACGCAGCAAACTGGATAATGAGTTCGATAAACGGGCAAAGGAAAGTAATCCTCTTGTAATAAAACAAAGAAAGGAAATGCTTGCCCTAAGAGAAAATGACCCGTCGACCTTTAGGGACACGATAAGAGTGATCAGGGAAGTGCAAGCGCTAAAAAATGACAGGCCGCGGTTGTTTGTAATGCTTACTGAACCGGAAAATTCTCAAAGGCTTACTTTTTTAGCTAAAAGAAACCCTGGTATTTACCGGCGAATTATGGGCCTTCGGGAAAAACTGGAAACGGTTTACAAAAACACTCCTTCATATAAAGATATTATCTTGCTTGAACGAAAGAATATGATAGATAGCGCTCCTGTTGAGCTGAACGAACCGGAATAG
- a CDS encoding TonB family protein, whose translation MINDLKIALTLSILVHVSVFLVTAYKSKSVIYLSLPVEIFFYNAPSPTVSSGDIIPKEKEKDEVVIPKKEKRVKEKKKLKETKTETKQETTAGKASESAPAHLVPSGQISVDSARFPYTYYTSMIVKKISRNWQWAVEFGRLKAVVYFKIQKDGSLTEVTVKESSGDSLYDQQALRAIKLSDPFPPLPQGYPEDNLGVFFEFTFKE comes from the coding sequence ATGATAAATGACCTTAAAATCGCACTCACTTTATCAATTCTTGTTCATGTAAGTGTTTTTCTCGTAACAGCTTATAAATCCAAAAGTGTCATATATTTAAGCCTTCCAGTTGAAATTTTTTTCTATAATGCGCCCAGCCCCACGGTTTCAAGCGGCGACATAATACCTAAGGAAAAAGAAAAAGACGAGGTAGTTATACCCAAGAAAGAAAAAAGGGTAAAGGAAAAGAAAAAACTTAAAGAAACAAAAACAGAAACAAAGCAGGAAACAACGGCCGGGAAAGCTTCTGAATCCGCACCTGCTCACCTTGTGCCTTCAGGCCAGATAAGCGTAGACTCGGCCAGGTTTCCGTATACGTATTATACCAGCATGATCGTTAAGAAGATAAGCCGTAACTGGCAATGGGCCGTTGAGTTCGGGCGTTTAAAAGCCGTGGTTTATTTTAAGATACAGAAAGACGGCAGTTTAACCGAGGTTACCGTGAAAGAATCTTCAGGTGACAGTTTATACGACCAGCAGGCCCTGCGGGCTATAAAACTTTCAGACCCTTTTCCTCCTCTGCCGCAGGGGTATCCGGAGGATAACCTGGGAGTATTTTTTGAGTTTACGTTTAAGGAATAA
- a CDS encoding tetratricopeptide repeat protein, protein MKFFRIIYPFLFLLSSFLLSGCIATTNQYVDLKDEIYQLQLKLNEVQKNQADLSSKMDTLNSSMDALTSKLDETTNSMSVLGQRLDDVESNLSRKMNKLSEPVYHQPVKVSTSAAAAPAPPAPVISDNSSGPVPSKLYQLAYSDFSKGKYELAIEGFVSYLSENPKGELADQAEYYLGESNYALGKWDEALSEFGAVETDFPKSELIPASRLKKALCFEQKSKIKEMKELLGSIIKDFPNSPESFTAKEKLYTYRNNNDK, encoded by the coding sequence ATGAAATTTTTTAGGATTATATATCCCTTTTTATTTTTGTTATCATCATTTCTTCTTTCCGGCTGTATAGCCACTACCAATCAATATGTCGACCTTAAAGACGAGATATACCAGCTGCAGTTGAAACTTAATGAAGTACAGAAAAACCAGGCTGACCTTTCCAGTAAAATGGACACGCTTAACTCTAGCATGGATGCACTGACGTCCAAACTTGATGAAACCACCAACAGCATGTCCGTGCTCGGGCAAAGGCTGGATGATGTCGAATCAAACCTGTCCAGGAAAATGAACAAGCTTTCCGAACCTGTCTACCACCAGCCGGTAAAAGTATCCACGTCAGCAGCCGCAGCGCCGGCTCCGCCTGCGCCGGTTATAAGCGACAACTCTTCAGGGCCTGTCCCTTCGAAGCTTTACCAGCTTGCCTACAGCGATTTTTCCAAAGGAAAGTATGAGCTTGCCATAGAAGGCTTTGTGTCGTATTTGAGCGAAAATCCGAAAGGGGAGCTGGCAGACCAGGCAGAGTATTATCTGGGCGAAAGCAATTATGCTTTAGGCAAATGGGATGAAGCCTTGTCTGAATTCGGAGCGGTCGAGACTGATTTTCCCAAGTCAGAGCTGATACCTGCTTCGCGCTTAAAAAAAGCATTATGTTTCGAGCAGAAAAGTAAAATAAAAGAGATGAAAGAACTATTAGGATCTATCATAAAAGATTTTCCGAACTCTCCGGAATCGTTTACTGCAAAAGAAAAATTATATACCTACCGTAACAATAATGATAAATGA
- the panC gene encoding pantoate--beta-alanine ligase, with protein sequence MKIIKSAGEMQKIALRVRQKGKSVGLVPTMGALHEGHASLVKKARKENEIVVVSIFVNPIQFGPNEDYLRYPRPFSKDKKICKSLKVDYIFAPEVKDMYPGGQLAHISVSRVSEVLCGPLRPGHFKGVATVVAKLFNIILPVKAYFGAKDYQQLKIIEKMACDLNFPVKIIACPILREKDGLAMSSRNQYLTKTERENSLNIHRSLKLGEKLIKSKKIRNSKDVLNKIIPEIKKIPGSKIDYIRIVHPETLEYISKIKLPIVIAAAVWIGKTRLIDNIKVSNKL encoded by the coding sequence ATGAAGATAATAAAAAGTGCAGGGGAGATGCAGAAAATAGCTTTAAGAGTTAGGCAGAAAGGCAAGTCTGTGGGCCTGGTGCCTACTATGGGCGCTTTGCATGAGGGGCATGCATCCCTTGTAAAAAAGGCCAGGAAAGAAAATGAGATAGTCGTTGTATCGATATTCGTAAACCCGATACAGTTCGGGCCTAACGAGGATTACCTGCGTTATCCAAGGCCGTTTAGTAAAGATAAAAAGATATGTAAAAGCTTAAAGGTTGATTATATATTTGCGCCGGAAGTAAAGGACATGTACCCGGGCGGACAGCTTGCTCATATTTCCGTAAGTAGGGTATCTGAAGTGTTGTGCGGGCCTTTAAGGCCCGGTCATTTTAAAGGAGTAGCCACTGTAGTTGCCAAGCTGTTTAATATTATACTGCCGGTAAAGGCATATTTCGGCGCCAAAGATTACCAGCAGTTAAAAATAATCGAGAAAATGGCATGTGACCTTAATTTCCCGGTCAAGATAATAGCTTGCCCTATTCTAAGAGAGAAAGACGGCCTTGCGATGTCGAGCAGGAACCAGTATTTAACAAAAACAGAAAGAGAAAATAGTTTAAATATCCATAGATCATTAAAGTTAGGGGAAAAATTGATAAAGTCCAAGAAAATAAGAAATTCAAAAGATGTTTTAAATAAAATAATACCGGAAATAAAAAAGATACCGGGTTCTAAAATAGACTATATAAGGATAGTTCATCCAGAGACGCTCGAGTATATTTCAAAAATAAAACTCCCTATTGTTATAGCGGCTGCCGTATGGATAGGGAAAACAAGGTTAATAGACAACATAAAAGTCAGTAATAAGCTCTAA
- the uvrA gene encoding excinuclease ABC subunit UvrA has translation MDKIIIKGAREHNLKDISLELPKNKLVVITGLSGSGKSSLAFDTIYAEGQRRYVESLSAYARQFLELMEKPDVDVIEGLSPAIAIQQRTPSHNPRSIVGTVTEIYDYLRLLFARIGIPHCPQCGKEIKPQSSQQIIDEIMAMPKDTKIQILAPIVRGRIGTYEELFKRFLKMGYIRARVNGKIHELENKIKLDRYKKHNIELVIDRIVISPDSRQRIADSVETALKESKGLVLVLTDKGSGRFDERIFSEHYACTDCGISLPEIEPRLFSFNSPHGACPECTGLGNKLEIDESLVIPNRELSIRDGAILPWSNPITTRTHRWKGAWGGYYVEMLRDVCRRHNIAENKPWKELEKDDQKILLYGDDEFEGVITNLERRYKETESEYVKEEIYNKYMRQQLCPLCNGARLKKEALSVLIDKRSIHAVIEMSVLKTREFFNDLKLTEKEKVISKAVLKEINSRISFLTNVGLGYLTLDRESHTLAGGEAQRIHLATQIGSGLTGVLYVLDEPSIGLHQRDNKKLLDTLMKLKALGNTLIVVEHDEETMRMSDWIVDLGPGAGIHGGKIVAEGTIETVLKAKDSLTAKYLNGQLKIPVPEKRRKPSEKTLKITGARQFNLKNIDVEIPLGLCVCITGVSGSGKSTLVHEIIYKALAQKLYGSKDIPGAYDKIKGIENLDKVIVVDQSPIGRTPRSNPATYTGAFGVIRDLFSILPESKRRGYKPGRFSFNVKGGRCENCGGDGTLKIEMQFLPDVYVHCEVCKGKRFNEETLQVKYKGKNIAEVLDMTVEESSEFFANIPKLKRVLGTLGDVGLGYIKLGQPATTLSGGEAQRVKLATELSKRATGRTLYILDEPTTGLHFADVEKLLNVLHRLADAGNTVIVIEHNLDVVKTADWIIDLGPEGGDEGGQVIASGTPETVIKNIKSYTGTYLKPVLEP, from the coding sequence ATGGATAAAATAATAATTAAGGGCGCAAGAGAACATAACTTAAAGGATATCAGCCTTGAGCTGCCGAAGAACAAGCTGGTGGTAATTACCGGGCTTTCGGGGTCTGGGAAGTCTTCGCTTGCGTTTGATACGATTTATGCGGAAGGTCAGCGCAGGTATGTGGAATCGCTGTCTGCTTACGCGCGGCAGTTTCTGGAGCTCATGGAAAAGCCGGATGTGGATGTTATTGAAGGGTTATCACCTGCGATTGCAATACAGCAAAGGACGCCGTCGCATAACCCACGTTCGATCGTAGGCACTGTAACCGAGATATATGATTACCTGAGGCTTTTGTTTGCAAGGATAGGCATACCTCACTGCCCGCAGTGCGGAAAAGAGATAAAGCCCCAGTCCAGCCAGCAGATAATAGATGAAATAATGGCTATGCCAAAAGATACGAAGATACAGATTCTGGCCCCGATAGTTAGGGGAAGGATAGGGACTTACGAAGAATTGTTTAAACGGTTTTTGAAAATGGGTTATATCCGTGCAAGAGTGAACGGGAAAATTCATGAGCTTGAAAATAAAATAAAGTTGGACAGGTACAAGAAACACAACATTGAGCTCGTCATTGACAGGATCGTTATAAGCCCTGATTCAAGGCAGAGGATCGCTGATTCGGTTGAGACAGCTTTAAAAGAATCAAAAGGGCTCGTGCTTGTTTTAACCGATAAAGGCTCAGGAAGGTTTGATGAGAGGATCTTTAGCGAACATTACGCCTGCACTGACTGCGGTATCAGCTTGCCGGAAATAGAGCCGAGGCTGTTTTCCTTTAATTCTCCGCACGGTGCATGCCCTGAATGCACAGGGCTTGGCAACAAGCTTGAAATTGACGAGAGCCTCGTAATCCCGAACCGTGAACTTTCGATAAGAGACGGCGCAATTCTTCCATGGTCAAACCCAATAACTACAAGGACGCACAGGTGGAAAGGCGCCTGGGGCGGCTACTATGTAGAAATGCTACGTGATGTTTGCAGAAGGCATAATATAGCCGAGAATAAGCCGTGGAAAGAATTAGAAAAAGACGACCAGAAAATATTGCTGTACGGGGATGATGAGTTCGAAGGCGTAATAACTAATTTAGAGCGCAGGTATAAGGAAACAGAGTCCGAATATGTAAAAGAAGAAATATATAATAAGTACATGCGCCAGCAGCTCTGCCCGTTATGCAACGGAGCGCGGCTTAAAAAGGAAGCTTTGTCGGTCCTGATAGACAAAAGGTCCATACACGCTGTCATTGAAATGTCTGTCCTTAAAACCCGGGAGTTTTTTAATGACCTTAAACTGACAGAAAAAGAAAAGGTTATCAGCAAAGCCGTATTAAAAGAGATAAACTCGCGCATTTCTTTCCTGACCAATGTCGGGCTCGGGTACCTGACGCTTGACCGCGAAAGCCATACCCTGGCGGGCGGGGAAGCCCAAAGGATCCATCTTGCAACGCAGATAGGTTCGGGATTAACGGGCGTGCTTTATGTGCTTGATGAGCCTTCCATAGGCCTTCACCAGAGAGACAACAAGAAACTTCTTGATACGCTTATGAAACTTAAAGCGCTCGGTAACACTCTAATAGTAGTAGAACATGACGAAGAGACCATGCGCATGTCAGACTGGATAGTCGACCTTGGCCCGGGTGCAGGGATACACGGCGGAAAAATCGTAGCTGAGGGGACTATCGAAACGGTGCTTAAAGCAAAAGATTCCTTAACAGCAAAATACTTGAACGGACAACTTAAAATACCGGTTCCTGAGAAAAGAAGAAAACCATCTGAAAAAACCCTTAAAATAACTGGGGCGCGGCAGTTCAATTTAAAAAATATAGATGTGGAAATACCTCTTGGCTTGTGTGTATGCATAACAGGGGTTTCTGGTTCGGGAAAATCAACTCTTGTCCATGAGATAATATATAAAGCCCTGGCACAAAAGCTCTACGGTTCAAAAGATATTCCGGGAGCTTATGACAAAATAAAAGGGATAGAAAATTTAGACAAAGTTATAGTCGTAGACCAGTCGCCTATAGGACGCACCCCGCGCTCTAACCCGGCTACTTATACCGGCGCGTTCGGCGTAATAAGAGACCTTTTTTCCATACTTCCTGAATCAAAAAGAAGGGGGTACAAACCCGGCAGGTTCTCTTTTAATGTAAAAGGCGGCAGGTGCGAGAACTGCGGAGGCGACGGGACGCTTAAGATAGAGATGCAGTTTTTGCCTGACGTGTATGTGCATTGCGAAGTCTGCAAAGGGAAACGGTTCAATGAAGAGACACTGCAGGTAAAGTATAAAGGCAAAAATATCGCAGAAGTGCTCGACATGACGGTTGAGGAAAGCTCGGAGTTCTTTGCAAATATCCCAAAACTAAAGCGTGTCCTTGGAACACTTGGTGATGTGGGGCTTGGTTATATTAAGCTCGGCCAGCCTGCAACGACTTTGTCCGGAGGGGAAGCCCAGAGGGTCAAGCTTGCCACAGAGCTTTCAAAAAGAGCTACAGGAAGGACCCTTTACATCCTTGATGAGCCCACGACAGGGCTCCATTTTGCAGATGTAGAAAAACTCTTGAACGTTCTGCACAGGCTTGCGGATGCGGGAAACACTGTGATCGTTATTGAACATAATCTGGATGTAGTTAAAACAGCGGACTGGATCATTGACCTCGGTCCTGAAGGCGGGGACGAGGGCGGGCAGGTGATAGCTTCAGGCACCCCGGAGACAGTGATTAAGAATATAAAATCTTATACAGGAACGTATCTAAAGCCTGTTTTAGAGCCTTAG
- a CDS encoding BrnT family toxin encodes MKIHEWDSDKNDKLQKERSISFEEIVFYIERGDVLDIIPNPNKKKYPNQKVYVINVDDYIYLVPFIESEDMVFLKTIIPSRKATRKYVKRGEL; translated from the coding sequence ATGAAAATACATGAATGGGATTCCGATAAGAATGATAAGTTACAGAAAGAACGAAGTATTTCTTTCGAAGAAATTGTTTTTTATATTGAAAGAGGCGATGTATTAGATATTATTCCAAACCCTAACAAGAAGAAGTATCCGAATCAAAAAGTATATGTAATTAACGTAGATGACTATATATATTTAGTGCCATTTATTGAAAGCGAAGACATGGTGTTTTTAAAAACAATTATCCCCAGCCGTAAGGCAACGAGAAAATACGTTAAAAGAGGTGAGTTATGA
- a CDS encoding CBS domain-containing protein has translation MLKAKDIMTKNVITISPDATLADVAELLDAKKITGVPVVDGEGKVIGVITEKDILNFAFQFVTNLHATRVKEAMTVKVVSFTSDTDIDKISECFTKSLFRRVPIIDDGKLVGILSRRDIIRSLL, from the coding sequence ATGTTAAAAGCAAAGGACATTATGACAAAAAATGTGATAACGATATCTCCGGATGCGACTTTGGCAGATGTGGCAGAATTATTAGACGCAAAAAAGATAACCGGAGTGCCGGTGGTTGACGGTGAAGGTAAGGTTATTGGAGTGATCACAGAAAAAGACATACTAAATTTTGCCTTTCAATTTGTTACCAACCTGCACGCCACTAGAGTCAAAGAAGCAATGACAGTAAAAGTTGTTAGTTTTACTTCGGATACCGATATAGATAAGATATCAGAATGTTTTACTAAGAGTTTGTTCAGGCGTGTTCCAATCATCGATGACGGCAAACTTGTAGGTATCCTTAGCCGCAGGGATATAATCCGTTCATTATTATAG
- a CDS encoding OmpA family protein, whose product MLKKLFLIACFSILIAGCANKQMVKPGTETQKPESQEEPSIRFADWQAVPEMKMINFNYDKSDLLPQAREILKQNAKYLLANPDLNILVEGNCDERGTEAYNLALGQRRATAVRQYYGRLGIPLSSIGTISYGLEKPLDPGHNEEAWAKNRRAETKVRTKKTDKLENKAPAIRE is encoded by the coding sequence ATGCTTAAAAAGTTATTTTTAATTGCTTGTTTTTCTATCTTGATTGCAGGGTGTGCCAATAAACAAATGGTCAAACCTGGGACGGAAACACAAAAACCTGAGTCGCAGGAAGAACCTTCCATCCGTTTTGCTGATTGGCAGGCTGTTCCTGAGATGAAAATGATAAACTTTAACTATGATAAATCCGACCTTCTGCCCCAAGCCCGGGAAATATTAAAACAGAATGCCAAGTATCTGCTTGCTAACCCGGACCTTAATATACTTGTAGAAGGCAATTGTGATGAAAGAGGCACTGAAGCATACAACCTGGCCTTAGGGCAAAGAAGAGCCACAGCTGTCCGGCAGTATTACGGTAGATTGGGTATACCGCTTTCAAGTATAGGGACTATATCCTACGGGCTTGAAAAACCGCTGGATCCTGGGCATAATGAAGAAGCCTGGGCCAAGAACAGAAGGGCAGAGACTAAAGTAAGAACCAAAAAAACCGATAAACTTGAAAATAAAGCACCGGCAATACGAGAATAA
- a CDS encoding glycoside hydrolase family 5 protein → MRIKGVNIGGWLLMEGYILGGRNIPESRFKRDFIKVNGENELFKFEKTFRDNYINEIDFENISRMGANTVRVPFNSRLVEKGPYLYSKEGTEYIKKALDWAEKCGLKIILDLHAAIGAQNHDWHGDSDGRALLWDVKSYRERTCVLWEFIAGSFKNHPALLGYDVLNEPVVDKSKIGALKNFYRDVIKRIRSVDSKHTIFLEGNIWAQQIDFLNDLIDDNISISIHTYCPLTYTFNFSPFLKFPGKIEGCTWDSKTIKKYLKPYYDYSKKNKVEIYVGEFGINWRSGYYGELDWLNSILKAFDEYGFGYTYWTYKAMANSVFPDGLFQHISDNKYVNRMGPVFGWENYPKFWKTEKKQLADFWRTKNFTPNAGIIKALSKHF, encoded by the coding sequence ATGAGGATAAAAGGCGTTAATATTGGCGGCTGGCTTCTGATGGAAGGCTATATCCTTGGCGGGAGGAACATCCCGGAAAGCCGGTTTAAAAGAGATTTTATAAAAGTTAACGGAGAAAATGAGCTTTTTAAATTTGAAAAAACGTTCCGGGACAATTATATAAATGAAATAGATTTTGAGAATATAAGCCGTATGGGCGCTAATACGGTCCGGGTACCGTTCAACTCGAGGCTGGTTGAAAAAGGACCTTACCTATATTCAAAAGAAGGGACTGAGTATATTAAAAAAGCGCTTGACTGGGCAGAGAAATGCGGCCTAAAGATAATACTTGATTTGCATGCAGCGATAGGCGCCCAGAACCATGACTGGCACGGAGACAGCGACGGCAGGGCGCTTTTGTGGGATGTAAAGTCCTACAGGGAAAGGACCTGCGTGCTCTGGGAGTTTATAGCCGGTTCTTTTAAGAACCATCCCGCACTTCTTGGCTACGATGTTTTAAATGAACCTGTCGTTGATAAGTCAAAGATAGGGGCATTAAAAAACTTTTACAGGGACGTCATAAAACGCATAAGAAGCGTTGATAGCAAACACACGATATTTCTTGAAGGCAATATCTGGGCACAGCAGATAGATTTTTTAAATGATTTGATTGATGATAATATTTCTATAAGTATACATACCTATTGCCCGTTAACTTATACTTTTAATTTTTCGCCTTTTTTAAAATTCCCGGGGAAAATAGAAGGATGTACGTGGGACTCTAAAACGATAAAAAAATACCTAAAGCCTTATTACGATTATTCAAAAAAGAACAAAGTAGAGATCTATGTGGGAGAGTTCGGGATCAACTGGCGCAGCGGTTATTACGGCGAACTTGACTGGCTAAATAGCATATTAAAGGCTTTTGATGAATACGGTTTTGGCTATACTTACTGGACATACAAAGCCATGGCAAACAGCGTTTTTCCAGACGGTTTGTTTCAGCACATTTCGGATAATAAATATGTAAACAGGATGGGACCGGTCTTTGGCTGGGAAAACTATCCTAAATTCTGGAAAACTGAAAAAAAACAGCTTGCTGATTTCTGGCGAACCAAAAATTTCACGCCAAATGCAGGGATAATAAAGGCATTAAGCAAACATTTCTAA
- the nadB gene encoding L-aspartate oxidase, whose translation MIKSDYLIIGSGIAGLSLAIKASRVGTVTIVTKRNINDCSTNYAQGGIAAVWKKEDSFEKHINDTLVAGAGLCNKSVVEMVVTQATERIKELIRWGVDFTISKEKSGYDYELGLEGGHSKRRIFHAGDFTGEEIEKVLVENVKDNPNIKVFEDHIAIDMITTGKLLKKFQGKNEKCWGAYVLDKKNNRVRTFLAKAVVLATGGAGKVYMYTSNPDVATGDGIAMGYRCGAVVSDMEFVQFHPTCLFHPKAKSFLISEAVRGEGAVLKLKNGEAFMHKYHRLKELAPRDIVARAIDSELKKRGDDCVYLDITHRPKSFLKHRFPNIYAKCLEFGIDMAKDPVPVVPAAHYLCGGILTDKSGQTSINNLFAIGETACTGLHGANRLASNSLLEALVFSHNVFEKTKDIIKNSSEFIEVPFWDVGKAKDSDESVVVTQNWEEIRLFMWNYVGILRSNKRLSRARTRIEMFQKEISEYYWNFIVTSDLIELRNIATVSELIIKCAQKRKESRGLHYNIDYPHKNKHPKNTLLHRF comes from the coding sequence ATGATAAAATCTGACTATTTGATCATCGGAAGCGGTATAGCAGGGCTTTCGCTTGCAATAAAAGCAAGCAGGGTGGGTACCGTAACTATCGTCACAAAACGAAATATAAATGATTGTTCTACCAACTACGCTCAGGGTGGGATAGCCGCTGTTTGGAAAAAAGAAGACAGCTTTGAAAAACATATAAACGATACTTTAGTAGCAGGTGCAGGGCTTTGCAATAAAAGTGTTGTTGAAATGGTTGTTACCCAGGCGACTGAGCGGATAAAAGAATTGATACGCTGGGGGGTCGATTTTACCATAAGCAAGGAAAAATCCGGCTACGACTATGAGCTCGGTCTTGAAGGCGGGCATTCAAAAAGAAGGATATTTCATGCCGGGGATTTTACCGGAGAAGAAATAGAAAAGGTTCTCGTTGAAAACGTAAAGGACAACCCGAATATAAAAGTTTTCGAAGACCATATAGCGATAGATATGATAACGACAGGCAAACTTTTAAAAAAGTTTCAGGGGAAAAATGAAAAATGCTGGGGAGCCTATGTCTTAGACAAAAAGAACAACCGTGTAAGGACATTCCTTGCAAAAGCTGTCGTCCTTGCAACGGGCGGAGCAGGTAAAGTTTATATGTATACGTCTAACCCTGACGTCGCAACGGGTGACGGCATAGCGATGGGTTATCGCTGCGGCGCTGTTGTGAGCGATATGGAGTTCGTTCAGTTTCATCCGACTTGCTTGTTCCATCCAAAGGCAAAATCCTTTTTGATATCAGAGGCTGTGCGAGGCGAGGGAGCGGTGCTTAAGCTTAAGAACGGCGAAGCTTTCATGCATAAGTACCACAGGTTAAAAGAGCTTGCGCCGAGGGATATCGTTGCAAGGGCCATAGACTCAGAACTTAAAAAAAGGGGGGATGACTGCGTTTACCTCGATATAACTCACAGGCCAAAAAGTTTTTTAAAACATCGTTTCCCGAATATATACGCCAAATGCCTTGAGTTCGGCATAGACATGGCAAAAGACCCGGTACCTGTAGTGCCGGCAGCCCATTATCTCTGCGGCGGGATATTGACGGATAAGTCCGGCCAGACATCCATAAATAATCTTTTTGCGATAGGCGAGACAGCCTGCACAGGGCTTCACGGAGCGAATAGGCTTGCTTCAAACTCTCTTCTTGAGGCTCTTGTTTTCAGCCATAATGTATTTGAGAAGACAAAAGACATAATAAAAAACAGCTCGGAATTTATCGAAGTGCCTTTCTGGGATGTAGGAAAAGCAAAAGACAGCGACGAATCAGTAGTGGTAACACAGAACTGGGAAGAGATAAGGCTTTTTATGTGGAACTATGTAGGGATACTGCGCAGTAACAAGAGGCTCAGCCGCGCAAGGACAAGGATAGAGATGTTCCAGAAAGAAATAAGCGAATATTACTGGAACTTCATAGTTACAAGCGACCTGATAGAGCTCAGGAACATAGCCACTGTGAGCGAGCTAATAATAAAATGCGCCCAGAAACGCAAAGAGTCCCGGGGACTGCACTACAACATAGATTATCCGCATAAAAACAAACACCCCAAAAACACGCTATTGCACAGGTTTTAA